The proteins below are encoded in one region of Spirochaeta isovalerica:
- a CDS encoding PilZN3 domain-containing protein gives MMIYQQEIREINDFYDRYKDSKIVYSQGVVRDIGLVQRDTSIKVGEQVLKSVLISSTMEDFVFMASLNDSVRETFYDLGGSLKVQLKFLDPESSKSILFTLDTKFLNFNNQGLTRDDLVFIAMKIRRKIPNDLIRLFGLYHTVQEQKLRDKKKKVECLLLTNDRKNDCLTEKITKTELVLRVEEEEKIAPRQKALAILKVVKTGEVIEIIGTVASRTIEPDGSQSLTISYAMDDQSPRFGYSIHVLRNLINS, from the coding sequence ATGATGATCTATCAGCAGGAAATCAGGGAAATAAACGATTTTTACGATCGTTACAAAGACAGCAAAATAGTCTATTCTCAAGGAGTCGTCCGGGACATAGGGCTCGTCCAGAGGGATACGTCCATAAAGGTGGGTGAACAGGTACTCAAAAGCGTTCTCATCTCTTCAACCATGGAGGACTTTGTCTTTATGGCCAGTCTGAACGATTCGGTCAGGGAAACTTTTTACGATTTGGGAGGCTCTTTGAAAGTCCAGCTGAAGTTTCTGGATCCCGAATCATCAAAAAGCATTCTCTTCACATTGGATACCAAATTCCTGAACTTCAATAATCAGGGCCTGACCAGAGATGATCTGGTTTTCATTGCCATGAAAATAAGAAGAAAAATACCCAATGACCTTATCCGCCTATTCGGTCTATACCACACAGTCCAGGAACAGAAACTCAGAGACAAGAAGAAGAAAGTGGAATGTCTCCTTCTCACAAATGACAGAAAAAACGATTGCCTGACAGAAAAAATAACCAAGACAGAGCTGGTCCTGAGAGTTGAGGAAGAAGAAAAGATAGCCCCTCGCCAGAAGGCTCTGGCCATTTTAAAAGTTGTGAAAACCGGAGAGGTTATAGAGATTATCGGGACTGTCGCCTCCCGGACCATAGAACCTGACGGTTCCCAGTCCCTCACCATTTCCTACGCTATGGACGATCAGAGTCCCCGCTTCGGCTACAGCATTCATGTTCTGAGAAATCTCATTAATTCCTGA
- a CDS encoding two-component system sensor histidine kinase NtrB produces the protein MGTGRYLPGSHVKDENINEDSKRQRDLEHLIGLGSSSSRKSYYPELQKKIEELNKEKNYISDIINSMPSIIIGLNKEGEITRWNQRAEKSFNLKAEEALGQSVRDILDYISSDLDGYFRKGAPSDSVMTVRKTRQSGKRIIHEEISLYPLSDSLEGDSVLRIDDITEKVRFQEALVQSEKMLSIGGLAAGMAHEINNPLAGIIQTAEVMTKRLTDMSLDANRKAADDAGIDLETFRIYLEKRGIPRMLKAIWEGGQRASSIIHNMLSFSRLDHGPFSTHDPVEMLDNIIELASSDFDLKSHYDFREIEIIREYEANIPVIPCSRSQIQQVMLNLLKNGAEAMCEIRDKGYSPRFILRLRRDEDKLYIDVEDNGPGLSSEEKKHIFEPFFTTKPVGSGTGLGLSVSYFIITNNHKGTMEVHSRPGEGVCFTIGLPLHI, from the coding sequence ATCGGAACTGGCCGCTATCTACCGGGAAGCCATGTAAAGGACGAAAACATCAACGAAGACAGCAAGCGGCAGAGAGACCTTGAGCACCTCATCGGACTGGGAAGCTCTTCATCAAGGAAAAGCTATTATCCGGAGCTGCAGAAAAAGATCGAAGAACTCAATAAGGAAAAGAATTATATAAGCGATATTATAAATTCCATGCCTTCCATCATCATAGGACTCAATAAAGAAGGAGAAATAACCAGATGGAACCAAAGGGCGGAAAAGAGTTTTAATCTGAAAGCAGAGGAAGCCCTCGGACAATCGGTGAGGGATATTCTCGATTACATAAGTTCAGACCTGGATGGCTATTTCAGAAAAGGAGCCCCGTCGGACTCTGTCATGACTGTCAGGAAAACGAGACAATCCGGTAAGAGAATTATCCATGAAGAGATTTCCCTATACCCTCTTTCGGACTCCCTGGAAGGTGATTCCGTGTTAAGGATTGACGATATTACAGAAAAAGTGCGCTTTCAGGAAGCCCTGGTTCAATCGGAAAAAATGCTCTCGATCGGAGGACTGGCTGCGGGTATGGCTCATGAAATAAATAATCCTCTGGCGGGAATTATTCAGACGGCTGAAGTGATGACGAAGCGCCTGACAGATATGAGCCTGGACGCTAACCGGAAAGCGGCGGATGACGCAGGTATCGATCTGGAGACTTTCAGGATCTACCTTGAAAAACGGGGAATCCCCCGTATGCTGAAAGCCATATGGGAAGGGGGACAGAGAGCCTCTTCAATCATCCACAATATGCTCAGCTTTTCCAGACTGGACCATGGTCCCTTCTCCACTCACGATCCTGTGGAAATGCTCGACAACATCATTGAACTGGCTTCATCGGATTTTGATCTGAAATCCCATTATGATTTCAGGGAAATTGAAATAATACGGGAATATGAAGCGAATATTCCGGTTATTCCCTGTTCCAGATCCCAGATACAGCAGGTCATGCTCAATCTGTTGAAGAATGGAGCGGAAGCCATGTGCGAAATCCGGGATAAAGGCTATTCTCCCCGATTTATCCTTCGCCTGCGAAGGGATGAAGACAAATTGTATATCGATGTGGAAGATAACGGCCCCGGATTAAGCTCCGAAGAGAAGAAACACATTTTCGAGCCATTTTTCACTACGAAACCCGTTGGATCCGGCACAGGTCTGGGGTTATCGGTCTCCTACTTCATAATAACAAATAACCACAAAGGCACGATGGAGGTTCACTCGAGGCCGGGAGAGGGAGTCTGTTTTACCATAGGACTCCCCCTGCATATTTAA
- the ercA gene encoding alcohol dehydrogenase-like regulatory protein ErcA, with product MSEILNLRKFVAPEIIFGSGARKLAGNYASRFSARKVLIVTDSGVIAAGWLKEVAETLAEENIPFHVFSAVSANPRSGEVMRGAREYREQNCNLIISVGGGSPMDCAKGIGIVVSNDSHILDFEGVDKIDFPVPPLIFIPTTAGTSADVSQFAIINNEEERVKIAIISKSVVPDVALIDPDTTYTMDSYLTACTGIDALVHAFEAYVSTGSGVLTDMYALEAIRLINKDLPPLMNDSQNSRLRESIMLASMKAGLAFSNAILGAVHAMAHSLGGYLDMPHGECNAMLLEHVVNFNYSAAASRYRHIAEAMDIRTEGLSDKIVQKELTERIVNLKKEVGIVDTLKTRGVSDSDIPVLAEKAAKDPCLITNPRNADSSELAAIYREAM from the coding sequence ATGTCGGAGATTTTAAACTTACGTAAATTCGTTGCCCCGGAGATCATTTTCGGTTCCGGAGCCAGAAAACTTGCGGGAAACTATGCTTCCCGTTTTTCCGCCAGGAAAGTACTCATCGTAACCGATTCCGGCGTTATAGCCGCCGGTTGGCTGAAAGAAGTGGCGGAGACACTTGCTGAAGAGAATATCCCCTTTCATGTGTTCAGCGCCGTCAGCGCGAACCCCCGGTCCGGAGAGGTCATGCGCGGCGCCCGGGAATACAGGGAACAGAATTGCAATCTCATCATATCGGTCGGCGGAGGCAGCCCCATGGATTGCGCCAAGGGCATCGGCATCGTCGTGTCCAATGACAGTCATATCCTGGATTTTGAAGGAGTTGATAAAATCGACTTTCCCGTACCGCCGCTGATTTTCATCCCTACAACGGCGGGAACTTCCGCGGATGTCTCGCAATTTGCCATAATAAATAACGAAGAGGAAAGAGTCAAAATTGCCATAATAAGCAAATCTGTTGTACCCGATGTGGCTCTGATTGATCCCGATACGACTTACACAATGGATTCCTATCTGACCGCCTGCACGGGGATTGATGCACTGGTTCATGCCTTTGAAGCCTATGTCTCGACGGGCAGCGGAGTGCTGACAGATATGTACGCCCTGGAAGCGATCCGGCTGATCAACAAAGATCTTCCTCCTCTCATGAACGATTCGCAAAACAGCCGGTTAAGGGAAAGCATAATGCTTGCCAGCATGAAAGCCGGCCTGGCGTTCTCCAATGCCATTCTGGGAGCCGTTCATGCCATGGCGCACAGCCTGGGAGGCTACCTCGACATGCCTCATGGCGAGTGCAACGCTATGTTACTGGAGCACGTGGTCAACTTTAATTATTCCGCGGCCGCTTCGCGATACCGTCATATCGCCGAAGCTATGGACATCAGAACAGAAGGCTTATCAGATAAAATCGTGCAGAAAGAATTGACTGAAAGAATTGTAAACCTGAAAAAAGAAGTGGGTATTGTGGATACTCTTAAAACAAGAGGCGTTTCCGATTCGGATATTCCCGTTCTTGCAGAGAAAGCGGCAAAAGACCCCTGTCTCATTACCAATCCCCGTAATGCAGATTCATCGGAACTGGCCGCTATCTACCGGGAAGCCATGTAA
- a CDS encoding alpha-glucosidase, producing MKIVLIGAGSAQFGCGSMGDIFNSKILAGSEVCLMDINGEALDKVYRVGQDYLSGKKADFKLTATTDRKEAVKDADFIIISIEVGDRFALWDQDWNTPLQYGVKQIYGENGGPGGIFHALRIVSPILEICDDVVKYSPDAYVFCYSNPMTAITTTVLRKYPELKFIGLCHEIASLERYLPSILDTPFENLELRAAGLNHFSVLLEAKFKDTGKDAYPDILSKAPAFFEKEPGYTDIWNFTRKTGKIPETEGAVHRHVLDREESSYPWADRTLFKEIFEKYHLLPITVDSHLGEYIPWAQDAADHRGILDFYNFYRYALSEESRMEIDDSELHERVVPIMEGIVGNLGYEESAVNVMNDGLIDSLPGFVAVEVPAIVSAKGIEGIKIENYPKGFAALLRNYMGVYDLTAEAILRGSRDLVVQAVLANPGMTTITRVNEMVDLMISQQAKWLEYIK from the coding sequence ATGGAGAAGCTCTCGATAAAGTTTACAGAGTCGGACAGGACTATCTGTCCGGGAAAAAAGCCGATTTCAAACTGACCGCCACAACGGACAGGAAAGAAGCTGTAAAGGATGCCGATTTCATCATTATATCCATTGAAGTGGGAGACCGATTCGCCCTGTGGGATCAGGACTGGAACACACCGCTCCAGTATGGAGTCAAACAGATTTATGGAGAAAACGGCGGACCCGGAGGTATATTCCATGCCCTCCGGATCGTTTCTCCCATACTGGAAATCTGCGATGATGTGGTCAAATACAGCCCCGATGCCTATGTTTTCTGTTACTCCAACCCGATGACGGCAATAACCACGACTGTTCTGCGCAAATATCCCGAGCTGAAATTTATAGGCCTGTGCCATGAAATTGCCTCTCTGGAGAGATACCTTCCCTCCATTCTGGATACACCTTTTGAAAATCTGGAACTTCGGGCGGCCGGGTTGAACCATTTCAGCGTTCTTCTGGAAGCGAAATTTAAAGATACGGGAAAAGACGCCTACCCGGACATTCTGTCCAAAGCTCCGGCCTTCTTCGAAAAGGAACCGGGTTACACCGACATATGGAACTTCACCAGAAAAACCGGCAAAATCCCCGAGACGGAAGGAGCGGTGCACCGCCACGTACTCGACAGAGAGGAATCGTCCTACCCCTGGGCGGACAGGACACTTTTCAAAGAAATCTTTGAGAAATATCACCTTCTGCCCATAACCGTGGACAGTCACCTGGGCGAATATATTCCCTGGGCCCAGGATGCGGCGGATCATCGGGGGATACTGGATTTCTACAATTTCTACCGCTACGCCCTCTCTGAAGAAAGCCGGATGGAAATTGATGATTCAGAGCTGCATGAAAGAGTCGTTCCCATTATGGAAGGGATTGTCGGAAATCTGGGATATGAGGAAAGCGCTGTCAACGTCATGAACGACGGACTGATAGATTCCCTCCCCGGTTTCGTCGCCGTTGAAGTCCCGGCTATTGTATCAGCAAAGGGAATTGAAGGGATTAAAATTGAAAACTACCCGAAAGGCTTCGCCGCCCTGCTGCGCAATTACATGGGTGTTTACGATCTCACAGCCGAGGCGATCCTGAGGGGAAGCCGCGATCTGGTTGTCCAGGCTGTTCTCGCCAATCCCGGCATGACAACCATTACCAGAGTTAACGAAATGGTCGATCTGATGATCAGCCAGCAGGCGAAATGGCTGGAGTATATCAAGTAG
- the trxA gene encoding thioredoxin, with product MEDLSKLRSFNELINNNEKPVLVDFYADWCGPCKMVSPVIKRIAGEYKGKLITVKVDTDRKPAIAGQYQISSIPTIIMFFKGQPVMRLQGAHPYESIKQSIDSNWPL from the coding sequence ATGGAAGATTTAAGCAAACTCAGATCCTTTAACGAATTGATAAATAATAATGAAAAGCCCGTTCTTGTCGACTTCTACGCCGACTGGTGCGGTCCCTGTAAAATGGTTTCCCCTGTTATAAAACGAATTGCCGGTGAATACAAAGGGAAGCTGATAACTGTAAAAGTGGATACGGACAGAAAGCCGGCCATCGCCGGTCAGTACCAGATCAGCAGCATTCCCACGATAATTATGTTCTTCAAGGGACAGCCGGTTATGCGGTTGCAGGGGGCTCATCCTTACGAGTCGATCAAGCAATCCATTGATTCAAACTGGCCCCTATGA